The Clostridia bacterium genome includes the window TTATGTATTAACAATAAAGCTCTAGTTTGCAGCACCTAATATGAACCTTTCCAATACATGCCTTACTCCATCCTCATCATTGGAACGGGTAACATAATCTGCTGACTTCTTAAGGTAATCGGGAGCGTTGCCCATTGCGACGCCTAGCCCCGCATACTGCATCATGTCCATATCGTTGAAGTTGTCGCCTATTGCGATGACTTCTTCTTTTTTGATGTTAAAGTGGGTTGCAAGGAATTTAAGAGCATGGCTTTTGTTGGCCTCCTTGTGCACTACCTCGATAAACCAGGGCAGTGAGGAATAGATGTTCAAAATATCCTCATAAGTTTTATAAATAGTTTCGGAGTGATATTCGAGGGCTGATGTATTCTTGCAGCTTACCATTATTTTTATAACAGAATCATCAACTGCTGATTTCAGGTCATCGATTATCCTGGGCTCCGACTTGTCAATCTCTTCATGTATGTGCAGGTTATGAGATCCACTCGTGTATATCTCATCATCCTTGTATAAGCTTAAATTAAGGTCGCTGGAAATGCAGTATTCAAGTATTTCCATACAATGCGCCTGTGAAAGAGCCTTTTTGTGATATTCCCGGCCTGTTCTTGAACACTTGATCAATGCGCCGTTACAGGTTATCAAAGGAACATCCAGCTGAAGTTCAAGAGCAAAAGGCAGTGCAGCAGGGTACATTCTTCCGGTAGAAAGTGTTACAATC containing:
- a CDS encoding Cof-type HAD-IIB family hydrolase, which codes for MQYKMVAIDMDGTLLTPELKISRETIETVRKVIDLGVIVTLSTGRMYPAALPFALELQLDVPLITCNGALIKCSRTGREYHKKALSQAHCMEILEYCISSDLNLSLYKDDEIYTSGSHNLHIHEEIDKSEPRIIDDLKSAVDDSVIKIMVSCKNTSALEYHSETIYKTYEDILNIYSSLPWFIEVVHKEANKSHALKFLATHFNIKKEEVIAIGDNFNDMDMMQYAGLGVAMGNAPDYLKKSADYVTRSNDEDGVRHVLERFILGAAN